Within Aspergillus oryzae RIB40 DNA, chromosome 2, the genomic segment GCCGGTGTCAGGAGGCTTTATCCGTCTTGCTGGCTACTGGGTGGACGACGCTCTTGGATTCCTCGCCGGTtggaatttcttcttctatgAAGCTTTCCTGATTCCATTTGAGATCACGGCACTCAGTATGGTAATGTCCTTCTGGAATGAAACCGTCACGGAGCCTGGCCCTACGGCAGGCATCTGTGCCGCGGTTATTGTTTGCTATGCGTAAGGACCACTTTGTCGATCTGATCTAGCCTTTTGACGGCATCCCGTCATTATGCTCTGCCTATAGATCCCTGACTGCCACACCACGACGAGTGGGAGATTTATTAGAATTGTATACTGACAGACGGATTGATATAGGACACTCAACATCCTTGCGGTCAAATTCTACGGAGAGGCGGAATTCTGGCTATCCGGAGGCAAGCTCATTCTGATTTTTATCCTCTTCGCCTTTACCTTTGTGACAATGGTCGGCGGTAACCCCCAGCACGACGCCTATGGCTTTCGCTACTGGAATAACCCTGGTCCATTCGCTGAGTTTCATACCACGGGCGACCTGGGTCGTTTTGAAGGGTTTCTTGCCGCTCTCTGGAGCGCCAGCTTTTGTGTCGTGGGTCCTGAGTACATCTCTATGGTGTCCGCCGAGGCTCAGCGCCCGAGCATTTACATCAAGTCGGCCTTTAAGACGGTTTATTATCGATTCTGtatcttctttgttgtcGGTTCTCTCGCTGTCGGGATTGTGGTCGCCTACAACGACCCGGCCCTCGTCAATATCTACTTTGGCGACGGGGACAGCAGCACCGCAGCAGCTTCGCCGTACGTGATTGCCATGGAAAACCTCGGCGTCAGTGTGCTTCCGCATATTGTTAACGCCTTGATCTTCACCTCTATCTTTTCCGCCGGCAATACATACACCTATTGCGCAACGCGATCCCTCTACAGTTTGGCTGTGGAGGGCCGCGCCCCTCGTATCCTACGCTACTGCAACAAATCTGGTGTGCCGGTTTATTGCTTCTGTGTCGTGAtgctcttccccttcctctccttcctccaggtCGGCAGTGGTTCCGCGCAGGCCATTACCTGGTTCGTCAACCTTGTCACTGGCGGTGGCTTGATCAATTACTTCATTATGTCCGTCACCTTCATCAACTACTATTGGGCCTGCAAGGCCCAAGGCGTTGACCGCAAGAAGATGCCATACTATGGCTGGTTCCAGCCGTATGGCGCCTACCTCGCCGTAACCGTTCACACCCTGGTGATCATTTTCTACGGATATAGCTCCTTCACCCCCTGGAGCGtgtccaacttcttctccaactacACCATGCAGTTGGTAGCGCCCTGCCTGTTTATCTTCTGGAAGGTGGTCAAGAGGACTCGCTACGTCCGACCCCACGAGGTAGACCTCGTCTGGGAGCGACCTGGCATTGACGCCTATGAGAATAGCATAACTACCCCCCCAGTGGGTTTCTGGACCGAGATGATCGGCTTAGTCGGTATCGGACGGAAAAAGAACAGCCAAGACCCCGAGCGCGACAATTAAAGTGATGCGTGTCTTATCCACCCTTCACTGGCCCTACCTAATCCTTTCGATTGCGACCATTGCGACCCTTGCGCCCTATTGCTAACGAAAAGATACCCTCTACGAACTATATCGAACCCCCGGAACAGAAACAGTACACTTTGCCCTGAATGCAGTATCAGTCCCCGCGATTCGGTTTCCTTCCCTTGCGACCAGGAATACGATGCCAATTAGATGTACGACAAGCCCCATGGATTCAGTAAGCCGGTCTCTCGATCAACCTGCCAGTATGCCATCGCCCATGCCATCGCCCATGATATCGCCCACATGTCCGTACAGATGCCCTGCACCCGTGCGAAATGCGACCAAGCGACAAGGTGCCCCGTATACGAAGGAAAGCCCTATCTACAGAAGTACCTAGATATAGAAAAATTCACGCATGTGTGTATTAAACATTTCTGCCTTGGGCAACTTTTACCGAAAAACCTTTTACTCTCAGCCCATTGCGACAAAGAAATCCACCGGTTTacgacaagaaaaaaaaaaaaaaaaaaaaaaaaaaaaaaaggaatggCCAAGGAGGTCCAAGAGCGCCGAAATTGAGATACACAAAACATACACAATCTACAACCTACCTAACACAGCCACCCCGTCACCGGCTAGTCCAATATCAGTCTAGCCGTCTCGTGACACGGTTCGAGCGCGCCAACCCGAAGGAATATCTTTGTTCCGTGTCCCGTGTCAGCTGGCGTTGCCCTAAGTTCTCCCACCCCAAACGCGTCAAAACGGCTCGATTGGCTCGACTCGCCAATGTTTCACACACCATCCTTGTCTCTTTGACATCGGAGGTTTGCCTAGAGTTTGAGTGGCAATATTACCTAAAAAGAAAGCTGCTATTCAGCTCGTGTCACGACTcacaaaggaaaccaagacaCATGGAAGTAGTCCCGTTTCGTCCGTATACACTAACTGTCATCCTGGCGTATGTAATTTTCCCTGGCCTGAAACTTGATTTATTACCCGATTCTTGAAGGTTTGCCCCCATGTGGCTTCGAGTTAAACCTGCCTTGGCTTAACTTTACTCCCCACTTgacttgtcttttctctccatATTTCCTAACGTTCTCTAACGACTGATTCAGTGCCACTGATTAGGATTGTACCACTGAACCTAGTCTAGGATTCGAAAAATAACACCTGATATCTTCTACACGAATCAGAACACAGCCATAAACCAAAATGAGCGAATCCCTCATCCCAATATTCTGTCTCCACGACATCCCACTCCAAGTACATACAAAACCCACCATACCTCTGTGAAACACACACAGTAACGCCAACTAAATAACCCAGATCCTCACCTCAATCCTCACAAAAGCCTACGCACACGCCATAGAAATACAATCACCCCCAACGCTCCTCCTGTTAGAAAATACCGGAAACGCGCTGCGCAGATACACACATGACGATGTGACGTACCCTCCCGTTGATCCTTCATTCAAATCACCTTTCCTTGGGTGGGAATTGAATGAGGTAGTTCGGTTTCTGCGTGAGTATGCGACGGGAACTGTTGTGGATGAGTCTGTGTTCCTTGTTGCGGATCAGAGAACCGCGGAGGATGAATCGCTTTTATTAGTGCAGAGTCTTAGGGATGGGGAGTCGGTGGAGTTTGTAAGGGTTGCTGCCGAGTTTGTCAATACTCAAGCGGTGGCTATGGCTGTTGCTACGACTGATGTGCAGGAGTTGCGGAGCTTGATTGATGAGGGTGGCGTGTTTAGAGGTGGGAGTGGTAGAGGTGGGAATCTGTTGCCgagaaagggagggaaggCGCCGAGGAAACAGTTGTAGAAGCTTTTATCGTAAGAAATTGAGGATCTTGGAAGAGGTTGCTCTTGATTGTGTGAGGCTTAGGCAATCTGGAAACCGGTTGAGTTCTCCATAGCTATGTGGAGGATGCGTTCGGTATGTTTGATTAAAGTATGACAGCTAACAGGTGTTTCCTCGATAGGGTATACACAGGCTTGACCACGACTTTATGATTCTTTTCTAGGAATCTCGTCTATCATGGCAGGGTGGACCGATGAGATATCAGCTTAGCACCGAGCTTTACTAAATTTAGGGAATATAGCGACCTCTCTGAGGTTGTGCAGACGGCTCTACGTTCTTTGACTAGCAGCTGAACGGAATAGTCAACACTATGGCTATGAGCGAGATACATTCAGGCGTTTTACGTTCTACAAGTTGTCGATGGGTATGGCTTCCATGGTGTATCCTGCATAGGGCTAGCACCTACTGTACAGTGAGAATGGATAAACGTTGCATATGTGGTACGGCGATTTAGACCAAGACACCCCAACTACGACTTGATCGAACAAGCACAGGCATAAGTCCTGGCTGAAGCACAACCAGCGATATAAAGGAGCTGTTCACACCCTGATGGAACGCTTATGCTATTCATCCTATCGCCAAGAGGACTAGTAATGAACTTCTCAGATCAATTTTGATAGCCCTAATCGCGTAGATAATAATCAAGACTTCAAATCTAACCTGACACCGCGTCGACAGATTACTTTCTGCAGAGCCTGAACAAGAATACCTCAAGATAATTAATTGTCATGATTCGTACTTGACAGCGGATAAAATCACCCAAGTCCCAGAAGTGGAGCGTCCCAATGCCGAGTCAATTAGCGCTGACGCACAGTCAATCCTTACCGCATACGGCAATCCCAATATGCAAGTAATAAACATCACCACTCCCATTCGTCGGAACGAGGCCAACGAAATAAACCTAGCCAAGACGCTTGACCAAGAAGGTGTAGTGCTGATGTCGTTCGTAGGGTTAGTTCAGAGGCATTGCTATGATTGGTGTTAAGGCAAAAGCTACTTATCCGGCCACGCGGAGATTTAGATCCACTCAGCCCTTCACCTTCCTCGCCTGGATATGGGGCTACTTCGTACACATATGTTGGCACTAGGCAGAAATGTTAAGGCGTGGACCCAGTTACCAACAGTTGATGATGGCTACGTAGTTCTCATATGATTGTAATCGGGTCCTCGCACATAGTTTCTTGGGTTCTTGGCGTTGGGGAGTCTTCAGGACagtttgtttattttctagATGCGATGATTCTGTGGTCAAGGTGGATAGAGATCATGAATGTGACAAGCATCCAAACTCGCAAGTAAGATCGATATACAACTCACTAAGTTATACATAGTATATTCAGTTAATTTCGGGATTTCCGAGAAACTGGTACAATCTGTTCCCACGTGGCTGTTTTGCTACCAGGGCCTGAAAATAAGGCCCTTACACTATCTTCAGCCTCGAAGTGAGATTATATGCTCTATCGCCGTAGTgaagaatatatatagaaatatatatcacatcTAGTCTACACTTGATAATTGATTAAATGACCTTCCAGCGCACCTTTAGAGACAACATAGATATCCAGTCACTCACGTCTTTTCTAGAATCACTGGTGCTACTAGGGAAAGCGATTCTATAACCATCTGACTAGGAATTACTTACTTTACTTTGGTAAGATACCATTGGCTTTGAAGGCAAATAAACACGGCTTATGTTGTTCCCAGAGATCACGCTGTACGCAGGTCTCTTTAGAATGAAATTGACGTGACACCCCTGTCGAACTCAGCCCTAAGGAAAGCGCCATTACCCCAACCACAGATCCCGATGAGCAACATCACAACAGAACCTACAAAAAGCCGACGGCAAAATAAAGGGCTCGCCTGTGAAGAATGTCGTTCACGTAAACTCAAGTGCGATATGAGCCAGCCGCAATGTAGCACCTGTCGCAACATGGGTGTACCATGCATTACAAATACGGCGCGGCGGCCACGAGGCCCGAGGAAGGGTCATGTCAATGTACTTAGATCGCGAATCGGTGGGTCGTACTTGTGTGAAAAGTTGCCTGATATTTCCGCTAATCTGATCGTGCGAAGTACAGCATCGCTTGAGCGCCAGTTATATGAGAATTCCGAGGCCCAGCCGAGTAGGCGAGAAAACTCAACATCTACCCGACAAGCTTTGGAGGTAGACCAAGTAGTAAAGGTCGATCTTAATGAAATTGAAAGGGTCAGCATGGTACATTCGCAAGGCTCACCAGATGATTTCTTCCCGGACACGCAGTCAATTGGACTGCCTAAATGGCCATCGGTAATCCCTTCATTGGAATTGGATAGCGAATGGTGCAAACATATTGGACCCTTCCCAGAGTCTATATACGTCTCCCCAGCGCTAACCCCATCAAGCAATATACCCACATCGATGTCAACTTCATGTCCGATCGACGCCAGCATAAGGCCACTGGAACTGGGCTCCCAGGCGATGACACCGCAGTTTCTGCCAGTTCACCTTCCAGTTCAGCTGTCACCCCTAGAGCGCGCAGATCTGTAGGGATTTTAAATAAAGATTAAACGCAAAGATGAACTAACTTGCGGTCACAGGGACGACCTTTTCTTCGACCGCGCCTACCCCTTCGCTCCCATTGTTCATCAGCAGCGGTACTACGCGCGGGCAACCCACGAGTCAGACGCAAGAGAGCCCTTAACATCCTTACAATATGCCATACGAACGCTGGCGGCGTCAATGGGTACCCAGTTCCAGGGTGTCCTACCCCTTTTGTACACTCATACCTGTTGTTTATTGGACGTGTGGGAGCAAAAAATGCCGAACGAGGCTCTTCCCATCGAAGTGGTCCAGGCGCGACTGCTCCTTGTCCTCTACGAGATCCTAAAGAGTAACCCCAGTAAGGGCTGGATTAGCGCTGGTCGCTGCTTTCATCTGGTTCATCTCGTGAAACTTGATCAGATTGACAACCCCAACAGTTGGCAGACATCAAACCTCTCTTGGATTGAGGTCGAGGAGAGACGGAGGACATTCTGGACAGCGTATACGCTCGATCGTTACGCGAACCTCGTAAACGGCCTGCCGTTGGCCATGAACGATCAAATGGCAAGTTACAGCCTCTAGTTGTACTGTCAAAAAGGCAACCAATTATCTCACAGGTTACTGACCTACATAGATCCTCACCCGTCTACCTGCTCCAGAGACTGCATTTCGACATCAACAGGCTGTTACGACCGAATATCTAGCCCCGGCTATAGCGAAAAAGGGCGATCAGCAGCTATCACCCTACGCGAAGTCGATAGTCATGCTCACCATCCTCGCACGTTGCCTCTCTCACAGAAACCAGTGCAACGTAGAGCGTATCCTTGATCCCACATCCCAGGAATGCATCGTACGTCATCGAGCACTTGACACAATATTGAGCCACGAGATCCAGACGTCATTGTCCAGCGCCGCTGCCGGTTTCGAGCCGTGCGACCCCACATTCCTCTTTACCAACATGCTGGCACAAACGGCGGTCTTAGTGCTTTTCACTGCTTTGGACTCGGTGCCCGAAGTCGCAGAAATGTACCAGGACATGTACGGAAGCTACGAGACCAAGGCTTCTATGGCGACGGAAAGGGTCCTCAGCCAGGCACAAAAGCTGTCGCAAGTAGGATCCTTCAAGGCAAGCCTGGTTTCTCACGAGTACTCGAGCATTTCTGATAAAAGAAATTAGGTTCATCCATTCACACCGATCGTGCTGT encodes:
- a CDS encoding uncharacterized protein (amino acid transporters) encodes the protein MGLNEEKTTKLEPSTSGEGGSIHVGESMGTLHRRLGNRQIQLIAAGGSIGTALFISIGGGLAKGGPGSLFIAYTLYSCILGLVNNSIAEMNTYMPVSGGFIRLAGYWVDDALGFLAGWNFFFYEAFLIPFEITALSMVMSFWNETVTEPGPTAGICAAVIVCYATLNILAVKFYGEAEFWLSGGKLILIFILFAFTFVTMVGGNPQHDAYGFRYWNNPGPFAEFHTTGDLGRFEGFLAALWSASFCVVGPEYISMVSAEAQRPSIYIKSAFKTVYYRFCIFFVVGSLAVGIVVAYNDPALVNIYFGDGDSSTAAASPYVIAMENLGVSVLPHIVNALIFTSIFSAGNTYTYCATRSLYSLAVEGRAPRILRYCNKSGVPVYCFCVVMLFPFLSFLQVGSGSAQAITWFVNLVTGGGLINYFIMSVTFINYYWACKAQGVDRKKMPYYGWFQPYGAYLAVTVHTLVIIFYGYSSFTPWSVSNFFSNYTMQLVAPCLFIFWKVVKRTRYVRPHEVDLVWERPGIDAYENSITTPPVGFWTEMIGLVGIGRKKNSQDPERDN
- a CDS encoding uncharacterized protein (predicted protein), with protein sequence MPIRCTTSPMDSVSRSLDQPAKIQSPPTLLLLENTGNALRRYTHDDVTYPPVDPSFKSPFLGWELNEVVRFLREYATGTVVDESVFLVADQRTAEDESLLLVQSLRDGESVEFVRVAAEFVNTQAVAMAVATTDVQELRSLIDEGGVFRGGSGRGGNLLPRKGGKAPRKQL
- a CDS encoding uncharacterized protein (predicted protein), producing the protein MSNITTEPTKSRRQNKGLACEECRSRKLKCDMSQPQCSTCRNMGVPCITNTARRPRGPRKGHVNVLRSRIGGSYLCEKLPDISANLIVRSTASLERQLYENSEAQPSRRENSTSTRQALEVDQVVKVDLNEIERVSMVHSQGSPDDFFPDTQSIGLPKWPSVIPSLELDSECANPIKQYTHIDVNFMSDRRQHKATGTGLPGDDTAVSASSPSSSAVTPRARRSIKRKDELTCGHRDDLFFDRAYPFAPIVHQQRYYARATHESDAREPLTSLQYAIRTLAASMGTQFQGVLPLLYTHTCCLLDVWEQKMPNEALPIEVVQARLLLVLYEILKSNPSKGWISAGRCFHLVHLVKLDQIDNPNSWQTSNLSWIEVEERRRTFWTAYTLDRYANLVNGLPLAMNDQMAKTAFRHQQAVTTEYLAPAIAKKGDQQLSPYAKSIVMLTILARCLSHRNQCNVERILDPTSQECIVRHRALDTILSHEIQTSLSSAAAGFEPCDPTFLFTNMLAQTAVLVLFTALDSVPEVAEMYQDMYGSYETKASMATERVLSQAQKLSQVGSFKASLVSHEYSSISDKRN